Proteins co-encoded in one Terriglobales bacterium genomic window:
- a CDS encoding P-II family nitrogen regulator: protein MTKIEAIIQPSKLEPAKEALLEIGVEGMTIIEVRGHGRQKGHTEIYRGREYTVDLLPKIKLELVLSDELVDRAVQTIISVTRTGRIGDGKIFLSRIDEAIRIRNEERGLNAL from the coding sequence ATGACGAAGATAGAGGCGATCATCCAGCCATCGAAGCTGGAGCCGGCGAAAGAAGCGCTGCTCGAGATCGGCGTCGAAGGGATGACCATCATCGAGGTGCGCGGCCATGGCCGGCAGAAGGGGCACACGGAAATCTATCGTGGACGCGAGTATACTGTGGACCTTTTGCCGAAGATCAAACTGGAACTCGTGCTGTCGGACGAACTGGTCGACCGGGCAGTACAGACCATTATTTCTGTCACGCGGACCGGACGCATCGGAGACGGAAAGATTTTCCTCTCGCGTATCGATGAAGCCATTCGCATTCGCAACGAGGAGCGCGGCCTGAACGCT
- a CDS encoding ammonium transporter, whose protein sequence is MNKDLLRRRLWLCGGSVFVVLATRIAGVAQSASPDRIAQLEQQVKAAQSSADNAWMLVSAALVLMMTGPGLALFYGGLVRKKNVLATMLQSFAMMALITVIWAIIGYSLCFGAGNSFIGGLHNMFLHGVGIAPDPDYAATIPAQTFMIYQLMFAIITPALITGAFAERMKFSAMLLFMTLWSLVVYAPMAHMVWGKGGWLNAALGGRFPSLDFAGGTVVHVTSGVSALVCAAYLGRRLGYPKEPMPPHSVVLSFVGACLLWVGWFGFNAGSALASSGLATSAFVNTHFAAAAAALGWAVAEWVRNGKPSALGAISGSVAGLVAITPAAGFVTPMSSLVIGAIAGVFCYFMVAKVKAWFRYDDSLDAFGVHGAGGTIGALLTGIFATSSINPIYHDAQGNVLPSGVVDGHWGQLGNQCIAVLIAWGIAIVGTLIILKIVDVLIGLRVPADHEVQGLDLSQHGEEGYYWELSAS, encoded by the coding sequence ATGAACAAAGATCTCCTTCGCAGACGGCTGTGGCTGTGTGGCGGCAGTGTCTTTGTGGTACTGGCTACCCGCATCGCTGGTGTGGCACAAAGCGCGTCTCCCGATCGCATCGCGCAACTGGAACAGCAGGTAAAAGCCGCACAGTCATCGGCGGACAATGCGTGGATGCTGGTGAGCGCGGCGTTGGTCCTCATGATGACCGGCCCGGGCCTGGCTCTTTTCTATGGCGGCTTGGTGCGCAAGAAGAACGTGCTGGCGACCATGCTGCAGAGCTTCGCCATGATGGCGCTGATCACTGTGATCTGGGCGATCATCGGCTACAGCCTGTGTTTTGGGGCAGGGAACAGCTTCATCGGTGGACTGCACAACATGTTTCTGCACGGAGTCGGCATCGCTCCCGATCCTGACTACGCCGCGACCATTCCTGCGCAAACCTTCATGATTTACCAATTGATGTTTGCCATCATCACGCCGGCTCTGATCACGGGTGCCTTTGCCGAACGCATGAAGTTCAGCGCCATGCTGCTCTTCATGACCTTGTGGTCGCTGGTTGTCTACGCCCCCATGGCTCACATGGTGTGGGGCAAAGGTGGGTGGCTGAACGCCGCGCTTGGAGGACGTTTTCCCAGTTTGGATTTCGCCGGCGGAACGGTTGTTCACGTGACCTCCGGAGTCTCGGCATTGGTTTGCGCCGCTTATCTTGGACGCAGGCTTGGTTATCCCAAAGAGCCGATGCCGCCACACAGCGTGGTGCTGAGTTTTGTCGGTGCATGTCTGCTGTGGGTAGGATGGTTCGGTTTCAATGCGGGGAGCGCGCTGGCGTCGAGCGGACTGGCTACGAGCGCGTTCGTGAACACGCACTTTGCCGCGGCGGCTGCTGCTTTAGGTTGGGCTGTTGCTGAATGGGTGCGCAACGGCAAGCCAAGCGCCCTCGGTGCTATTTCGGGAAGCGTCGCCGGACTGGTGGCGATTACTCCCGCTGCCGGATTTGTTACTCCGATGTCGTCGTTGGTGATTGGGGCAATTGCGGGAGTGTTCTGCTACTTCATGGTGGCGAAAGTCAAAGCCTGGTTCAGATATGATGACTCGCTCGACGCCTTTGGCGTTCACGGCGCTGGTGGAACTATCGGAGCGCTGCTCACGGGGATCTTTGCCACGAGCAGCATCAATCCGATTTATCACGACGCGCAAGGCAATGTGCTGCCCTCTGGAGTCGTAGATGGTCACTGGGGTCAGCTTGGAAATCAGTGCATCGCCGTGCTGATCGCGTGGGGAATCGCGATTGTGGGCACGCTGATTATTCTGAAGATCGTCGATGTGCTGATTGGGCTGCGAGTTCCCGCAGATCACGAAGTCCAAGGACTCGATCTCAGCCAGCACGGCGAAGAAGGTTATTATTGGGAACTCTCGGCGTCGTGA